A single region of the Kocuria rosea genome encodes:
- a CDS encoding TIGR01777 family oxidoreductase — translation MTTFTFSSRVPHPVEDVFAWHARPGALTRLTPAWTGSVVEESSPPLQDGTRSRLRVAVPGSYGLASVPWTAEHHGFVPGREFRDRMVKGPLASWEHHHRFDDDGHGGTVVTDTVEYAALPGSRAFGDRLMSPALGRQFEARARRLAADLDLHSRYPGRPLTVAVTGASGTIGVQLAALLSTGGHTVLRFVRREARTPLEISWDPAAGELDPAALRGVDVVVNLAGRSIGGRLTDAAKEQIHDSRVLGTRLLVRAFVALGDEAPAALVNGSAIGYYGADTHGESVTEKSPPGDDFLAEVCTAWERAAQEAEAIGTRVVTVRTGVVQSPAGGALKAQLPLFLAGLGGRLGSGDQWLSWISLDDTVGLFAHAVLSPGLHGPVNAVAPMPVTGRDYARTLGKVLGRPALLPTPGFGPKLVLGSEGAELMALADQRVSADRAIDRGYRFRHPDLGSALREELGRF, via the coding sequence ATGACCACCTTCACGTTCAGCTCCCGCGTGCCCCACCCCGTCGAGGACGTCTTCGCCTGGCACGCCCGCCCGGGGGCGCTCACCCGGCTCACGCCCGCGTGGACGGGCTCCGTGGTGGAGGAGTCCTCGCCCCCGCTGCAGGACGGGACGCGGTCCCGGCTGCGGGTGGCCGTGCCGGGCTCCTACGGGCTGGCCTCGGTGCCCTGGACCGCGGAGCACCACGGCTTCGTCCCCGGCCGGGAGTTCCGGGACCGGATGGTGAAGGGCCCGCTCGCCTCGTGGGAGCACCACCACCGGTTCGACGACGACGGGCACGGCGGGACCGTGGTCACGGACACCGTGGAGTACGCGGCGCTGCCGGGCAGCAGGGCGTTCGGGGACCGGCTGATGAGCCCGGCGCTGGGCCGCCAGTTCGAGGCCCGCGCCCGGCGGCTGGCCGCCGACCTCGACCTCCACAGCCGCTATCCCGGCCGGCCGCTGACCGTCGCCGTCACGGGGGCCTCGGGCACCATCGGCGTGCAGCTGGCCGCGCTGCTGAGCACCGGGGGCCACACGGTCCTGCGCTTCGTGCGCCGCGAGGCGCGCACCCCCCTCGAGATCTCGTGGGACCCGGCGGCCGGGGAGCTGGACCCCGCCGCGCTGCGGGGGGTGGACGTCGTGGTGAACCTCGCCGGGCGCAGCATCGGGGGGCGGCTCACGGACGCCGCGAAGGAGCAGATCCACGACTCGCGGGTGCTCGGCACCCGGCTGCTCGTCCGCGCCTTCGTCGCGCTCGGCGACGAGGCCCCCGCCGCGCTGGTCAACGGCTCCGCGATCGGCTACTACGGGGCGGACACGCACGGGGAGAGCGTCACGGAGAAGTCCCCGCCGGGCGACGACTTCCTCGCCGAGGTCTGCACGGCGTGGGAGCGTGCCGCCCAGGAGGCCGAGGCCATCGGCACCCGCGTGGTCACGGTGCGCACCGGGGTGGTGCAGAGCCCCGCCGGCGGCGCCCTCAAGGCCCAGCTGCCCCTGTTCCTCGCGGGGCTGGGCGGGCGGCTCGGCTCCGGGGACCAGTGGCTGAGCTGGATCTCGCTGGACGACACGGTGGGTCTGTTCGCCCACGCGGTGCTCTCCCCCGGCCTGCACGGGCCCGTCAACGCCGTGGCCCCGATGCCGGTGACGGGCCGCGACTACGCCCGGACCCTCGGCAAGGTCCTCGGCCGGCCGGCCCTGCTGCCCACCCCGGGGTTCGGGCCGAAGCTCGTGCTCGGCTCCGAGGGCGCCGAGCTGATGGCGCTCGCGGACCAGCGGGTCTCGGCGGACCGGGCCATCGACCGCGGCTACCGGTTCCGCCACCCCGACCTCGGCTCGGCGCTGCGGGAGGAGCTGGGCCGCTTCTGA
- a CDS encoding catalase, translated as MAPGVPGSETAPLAEPTTPRPPLPPKPDQGTPEPVSPTGQDTGIDPTLNAQGGEHLTTAHGSRRADTDHSLKAGRRGPVLLQDHHFREKISHFDHERIPERVVHARGAGAHGVFRSYGTASRISSAAVFGKDVETPVFVRFSTVLGSRGSADLARDTRGFATKFYTSEGTWDLVGNNIPVFFIQDAIKFPDVIHAGKPHPDREIPQAQSAHDTFWDFVSLHTEAQHHTIWNMSDRGIPRSYRTMEGFGVHTFRLVDDAGRSVLVKFHWKPKLGVHSVLWEEAQIAMGMDPDVHRRDLADAIEAGAHPEWELGVQVFEDNEEQVFEGIDLLDPTKIVPEELAPVEPVGLMTLNRNPSNYFAETEQVAFNPNNLVRGIDVTNDPLLQGRLFSYLDTQLSRLGGPNWTQLPINRPHAPVNDMLRDGMHQTAVHSGVAPYHPNSLDGNNPFPADEPARPFIDHPAPVAESVKERGNPVTFEDHYTQTRLFWLSMSDVEKEHIAQAYTFELGKCWEQAVKERQLQALANIDEKLCAVVAQGLGLPAPKPTVKHGRIKPSPALSQVGGQWPLDGRQVGIVVGPDPDENDLLAVVSAIDDAGMVPLVIAPHGGPVGRGGKVVAHRTYLTARSVEFDSVLVAGAVPPAPDAQQGLDAKAGAVAPGGVDPRVHLLLGEVFRQAKAIGTWGAKGQVLAAAGLPEGAPGVVSGKDAAAVVEQVVTLMKSHRAWERFPVSGRL; from the coding sequence ATGGCTCCCGGCGTCCCCGGCAGCGAGACCGCCCCGCTCGCGGAGCCCACCACGCCCCGCCCGCCGCTGCCGCCCAAGCCGGACCAGGGCACGCCGGAGCCGGTGAGCCCCACGGGCCAGGACACCGGGATCGACCCGACCCTCAACGCCCAGGGCGGCGAGCACCTGACCACCGCCCACGGCTCCCGGCGCGCCGACACCGACCACTCCCTGAAGGCGGGCCGGCGCGGTCCCGTGCTCCTGCAGGACCACCACTTCCGGGAGAAGATCAGCCACTTCGACCACGAGCGCATCCCGGAGCGCGTGGTGCACGCCCGCGGCGCCGGCGCCCACGGCGTGTTCCGCTCCTACGGCACCGCGAGCAGGATCTCCTCCGCCGCCGTGTTCGGCAAGGACGTCGAGACCCCGGTCTTCGTGCGCTTCTCCACCGTCCTCGGCTCGCGCGGGTCCGCCGACCTCGCCCGGGACACCCGCGGCTTCGCCACGAAGTTCTACACCTCCGAGGGCACGTGGGACCTCGTGGGCAACAACATCCCCGTGTTCTTCATCCAGGACGCCATCAAGTTCCCGGACGTCATCCACGCGGGCAAGCCCCACCCGGACCGGGAGATCCCGCAGGCGCAGTCCGCCCACGACACCTTCTGGGACTTCGTCTCCCTGCACACCGAGGCGCAGCACCACACGATCTGGAACATGTCGGACCGCGGCATCCCCCGGTCCTACCGCACCATGGAGGGCTTCGGCGTCCACACGTTCCGGCTCGTCGACGACGCCGGCCGCAGCGTGCTCGTGAAGTTCCACTGGAAGCCGAAGCTCGGCGTGCACTCGGTGCTGTGGGAGGAGGCGCAGATCGCGATGGGCATGGACCCGGACGTGCACCGCCGGGACCTCGCGGACGCCATCGAGGCAGGCGCCCACCCCGAGTGGGAGCTCGGGGTGCAGGTCTTCGAGGACAACGAGGAGCAGGTCTTCGAGGGCATCGACCTGCTCGACCCCACGAAGATCGTCCCGGAGGAGCTCGCGCCCGTGGAGCCGGTCGGGCTGATGACGCTCAACCGCAACCCGTCCAACTACTTCGCCGAGACCGAGCAGGTCGCCTTCAACCCGAACAACCTGGTCCGCGGCATCGACGTCACCAACGACCCCCTGCTGCAGGGCCGGCTGTTCTCCTACCTGGACACCCAGCTCAGCCGGCTGGGCGGGCCCAACTGGACCCAGCTGCCGATCAACCGCCCGCACGCCCCGGTCAACGACATGCTCCGGGACGGGATGCACCAGACGGCCGTGCACAGCGGGGTGGCGCCCTACCACCCGAACTCGCTGGACGGGAACAACCCCTTCCCCGCCGACGAGCCGGCCCGCCCCTTCATCGACCACCCGGCCCCGGTCGCGGAGTCGGTCAAGGAGCGCGGGAACCCCGTGACCTTCGAGGACCACTACACCCAGACCCGCCTGTTCTGGCTGTCGATGAGCGACGTCGAGAAGGAGCACATCGCGCAGGCGTACACCTTCGAGCTCGGCAAGTGCTGGGAGCAGGCGGTCAAGGAGCGCCAGCTGCAGGCCCTGGCCAACATCGACGAGAAGCTGTGCGCCGTGGTCGCCCAGGGCCTGGGCCTTCCGGCGCCGAAGCCGACCGTCAAGCACGGGAGGATCAAGCCCAGCCCCGCCCTGTCCCAGGTCGGCGGGCAGTGGCCCCTCGACGGCCGGCAGGTCGGGATCGTGGTGGGCCCCGACCCCGACGAGAACGACCTCCTGGCCGTGGTCTCCGCGATCGACGACGCCGGGATGGTGCCGCTGGTCATCGCCCCGCACGGCGGGCCGGTCGGGCGCGGCGGGAAGGTCGTGGCCCACCGGACCTACCTCACGGCGCGCTCCGTCGAGTTCGACTCGGTGCTGGTGGCCGGCGCCGTCCCGCCGGCCCCGGACGCCCAGCAGGGCCTCGACGCGAAGGCCGGAGCCGTCGCCCCCGGCGGCGTGGACCCGCGCGTGCACCTGCTGCTCGGCGAGGTGTTCCGCCAGGCCAAGGCCATCGGCACCTGGGGCGCCAAGGGCCAGGTGCTCGCCGCGGCCGGCCTGCCCGAGGGCGCGCCCGGCGTGGTCTCCGGCAAGGACGCCGCCGCCGTGGTCGAGCAGGTGGTCACGCTCATGAAGAGCCACCGCGCCTGGGAGCGGTTCCCGGTCTCCGGCCGCCTCTGA